In one window of Poriferisphaera corsica DNA:
- a CDS encoding M16 family metallopeptidase produces the protein MSIQFKHTTLPNGLTIVAEINPDAHTAAVGYLVKTGARDETPADMGVSHFLEHMMFKGTQRRTADDVNREFDEMGANYNAYTSHEVTFYFAHILPEYLAPSIDLLGDIMRPSLRDEEFNMEKNVIIEEIGMYDDRPHWRLQDQLLEDFFGSHTLGFRVLGTPQTITDMTASQMRAYFAERYSPDNIIVAATGKIDWNQLVEEVEKISGHWAPSATKRQYITPNFTASARTVADDRTNRHYIGLMAPGPSAQDNDRYAAKVLADYLGDTEGSRIYWSLIDPGLADEADMAFLGYDQIGSFYAYASCDPDKGEQVESILIDVLNHAIDEIDPSEIERAKNKLATLATLQGERPLGRMQAIAAQWAYQGEYLTLSDELARFATIDRDDVQRVFNQYRFSPQTILRLTPAESS, from the coding sequence ATGAGCATCCAATTCAAACACACCACACTCCCTAACGGCCTCACCATCGTCGCCGAAATCAATCCCGACGCTCACACCGCCGCCGTCGGCTACCTTGTCAAAACAGGTGCACGCGATGAAACCCCCGCTGACATGGGTGTCTCGCACTTCCTCGAGCACATGATGTTTAAAGGCACGCAGCGCCGTACCGCAGACGATGTAAACCGTGAATTCGACGAAATGGGTGCCAATTACAACGCCTATACCTCACATGAAGTGACCTTCTACTTCGCGCATATTCTCCCCGAGTATCTCGCACCATCCATCGATCTTCTCGGCGACATCATGAGACCCTCTCTCCGCGATGAAGAGTTCAATATGGAGAAAAACGTCATCATCGAAGAGATCGGCATGTATGACGATCGACCTCATTGGCGTCTACAAGACCAACTCCTCGAAGATTTCTTTGGCTCACACACCCTTGGCTTCCGTGTTCTCGGTACACCCCAAACGATTACCGACATGACCGCATCACAGATGCGAGCCTATTTTGCCGAACGCTATTCGCCCGACAACATCATTGTGGCCGCCACAGGCAAAATCGATTGGAACCAACTCGTCGAAGAAGTTGAAAAAATCTCCGGCCATTGGGCGCCTTCCGCCACAAAACGTCAGTACATCACACCCAATTTCACCGCTTCAGCCCGCACTGTCGCTGATGATCGCACGAATCGCCACTACATCGGCCTCATGGCACCCGGCCCATCCGCTCAAGACAATGACCGCTATGCCGCAAAAGTATTAGCCGATTATCTCGGCGATACCGAAGGTTCCCGCATCTATTGGTCACTCATTGATCCCGGCCTCGCCGACGAAGCTGACATGGCCTTCCTCGGGTATGACCAAATCGGCTCATTCTACGCCTACGCATCCTGCGATCCCGATAAGGGCGAGCAAGTCGAATCCATCCTCATTGATGTCTTGAATCACGCGATCGACGAAATTGATCCCAGCGAAATCGAACGTGCCAAAAACAAGCTCGCAACACTCGCCACACTCCAAGGCGAGCGTCCGCTCGGTCGAATGCAAGCCATCGCCGCGCAATGGGCCTATCAAGGCGAATATCTTACGCTCTCTGATGAGCTCGCTCGGTTCGCAACCATTGATCGTGATGACGTTCAACGTGTCTTTAATCAGTATCGATTCAGCCCTCAAACCATTCTTCGACTGACACCCGCAGAATCGTCCTAG
- a CDS encoding TM2 domain-containing protein gives MSEGQIPGADKKVLAGILGILLGGLGLHRFILGDPVGGILRIVITILTCGLGSLIGLVEGIIYLTKSDQEFVDEYITNKKAWF, from the coding sequence ATGAGTGAAGGACAAATCCCCGGCGCAGATAAAAAAGTTCTAGCTGGCATCCTCGGCATCCTCTTAGGTGGCCTTGGCCTGCACCGTTTCATCCTCGGTGATCCCGTCGGTGGTATCCTCCGTATCGTCATCACGATCCTCACCTGTGGTTTAGGATCGCTCATCGGCCTCGTCGAAGGCATCATCTACCTCACTAAATCCGACCAGGAATTTGTTGACGAATACATCACCAACAAAAAAGCTTGGTTCTAA
- the ribB gene encoding 3,4-dihydroxy-2-butanone-4-phosphate synthase, with translation MEIIPEILDELRQGRMIILADDESRENEGDLVCAAEFATPENINFMLREGRGLLCVALSGEVCDHLDLGPLAAVNTSQLTTAYTVTVDGHARFGVTTGVSTLDRSITCKLLADPNTKIHDLARPGHVQPLRARDGGCLVRAGQTEGSVDLCKLAGLQPAAVIFEVMNPDGTMARRPELEKFCKTHNIKMCTTADVIEYRMQRDKLITRIAEQPIETPYGTFTLIAYRSQVDPFPHVALVCGDVGTLDGTGNPIEHDDPILVRMHSQNILGDVFGDQSQPSGVTLHKAMQKIQSNGSGAIVYLRHDSMGTGVLKDLQTASLPANHELAGEDRIKIGAAHETPGIKPPKDKREYGIGSQILRDLGVRKLDLLTNHPFTPTALSGFGLEIDNFVPIK, from the coding sequence ATGGAAATCATCCCAGAAATTCTCGACGAACTCCGCCAAGGCCGCATGATTATTCTCGCCGACGATGAATCGCGTGAAAATGAGGGTGACCTTGTTTGTGCTGCCGAATTCGCAACCCCAGAAAACATCAACTTCATGCTCCGTGAAGGTCGCGGTCTCCTCTGCGTCGCGCTTTCTGGCGAAGTTTGCGATCATCTTGATCTTGGCCCTCTTGCCGCCGTCAATACCTCACAACTCACGACTGCATACACAGTTACCGTCGACGGCCACGCCCGCTTCGGTGTCACCACCGGCGTCTCAACACTCGATCGCTCCATTACGTGCAAACTCCTCGCCGACCCCAATACTAAGATCCACGACCTCGCACGTCCCGGCCACGTTCAGCCCCTACGCGCTCGTGACGGTGGCTGCCTTGTCCGCGCCGGACAAACCGAAGGCTCCGTTGACCTCTGTAAACTTGCCGGCCTCCAGCCCGCTGCGGTCATCTTTGAAGTCATGAACCCTGATGGCACCATGGCTCGCCGGCCCGAACTCGAAAAATTCTGCAAAACCCACAACATCAAAATGTGTACCACCGCAGACGTCATCGAATACCGCATGCAACGCGACAAACTCATCACCCGCATTGCCGAACAACCCATAGAAACGCCCTATGGCACATTCACCCTCATCGCCTATCGTTCGCAAGTTGACCCCTTCCCGCACGTTGCGCTCGTTTGCGGCGATGTGGGTACGCTCGACGGCACCGGTAACCCCATTGAACACGATGACCCCATTCTCGTTCGCATGCATTCCCAAAACATCCTCGGCGATGTTTTTGGTGATCAATCCCAACCCTCAGGCGTCACACTTCACAAAGCCATGCAAAAAATCCAATCCAATGGCTCCGGAGCCATCGTCTATCTTCGCCACGACTCTATGGGCACAGGCGTCCTCAAAGACCTCCAAACCGCATCACTCCCAGCTAACCATGAGTTAGCCGGTGAAGATCGCATCAAGATCGGTGCCGCCCACGAAACCCCCGGGATCAAGCCCCCGAAAGACAAACGCGAATACGGCATCGGTTCCCAAATCCTTCGCGATCTTGGCGTCCGTAAACTCGATCTTCTCACCAACCACCCCTTCACCCCCACAGCCCTCTCCGGCTTCGGCCTTGAGATCGACAACTTCGTCCCGATCAAATAA
- a CDS encoding CPBP family intramembrane glutamic endopeptidase has product MITETCWLGAKNEVMVYADVMNVMKMIAEAGGEVASDSGRQVISSLNELGGQIVMIPVAVLIVGYWIWSKRLSRHAFDGSPRHLASWGVFDLLIVFGLWLMGGAVFSLGLVEVVSRGMLPGMTLGDGGMRFGSIEQQAAISLIGQLMQYSPPVWYVVWKCLQGKGGLKEFGLQPRSVGGDVLAGVLAFVAGMPVILGMLAIAIAGTVMLGGTVELLGHEILITISQSKSMGAIAIFGVSAIVVAPIVEEVLFRGAMQTTLFNLLIRGHADDKRMELIVRWGVVFVSAIVFMSIHMSAVPSWQPLVGHFTLGLILAWLYERRGSLWPCIILHALFNAFNFGFVVLQYSLSNG; this is encoded by the coding sequence GTGATCACAGAAACATGTTGGCTGGGTGCAAAAAATGAGGTGATGGTCTATGCTGATGTGATGAATGTGATGAAGATGATTGCAGAGGCGGGCGGTGAGGTTGCGAGCGATAGCGGCAGGCAGGTTATATCGTCGTTAAACGAGCTGGGCGGGCAGATTGTGATGATTCCCGTTGCTGTATTGATCGTGGGGTATTGGATATGGAGCAAGCGACTAAGTAGACATGCGTTCGATGGGTCGCCGAGACATTTGGCGAGCTGGGGCGTGTTTGATTTACTGATCGTGTTCGGGTTGTGGCTGATGGGAGGGGCGGTATTTTCGTTAGGTTTGGTTGAAGTGGTATCACGAGGGATGTTGCCGGGCATGACCCTTGGGGATGGAGGGATGCGGTTTGGGTCCATTGAGCAACAGGCGGCGATCAGTTTGATTGGTCAACTGATGCAGTATTCACCGCCGGTGTGGTATGTGGTGTGGAAATGCTTGCAGGGCAAAGGCGGGCTGAAGGAATTTGGGTTACAGCCTCGCTCGGTTGGGGGCGATGTGTTGGCGGGGGTATTAGCGTTTGTAGCGGGGATGCCGGTGATCCTGGGGATGCTTGCCATTGCGATTGCGGGGACGGTGATGCTGGGCGGCACGGTGGAATTATTGGGACACGAGATTCTGATCACGATCTCGCAGAGCAAGTCGATGGGAGCCATTGCGATTTTTGGTGTGAGTGCGATTGTGGTTGCGCCGATCGTGGAAGAGGTTTTGTTTCGTGGTGCGATGCAGACCACTTTATTCAATCTGTTGATTAGAGGTCATGCCGATGATAAACGCATGGAATTGATTGTGAGGTGGGGCGTTGTATTTGTGTCAGCGATTGTGTTTATGTCGATCCATATGAGTGCTGTGCCGAGTTGGCAGCCATTGGTCGGACATTTCACGTTGGGATTGATTTTGGCGTGGTTATATGAGCGAAGAGGGTCGTTGTGGCCGTGCATCATTCTGCATGCGTTGTTTAATGCGTTTAATTTTGGGTTTGTGGTATTGCAGTATTCACTAAGCAACGGTTAG
- a CDS encoding DEAD/DEAH box helicase, translating to MSLMTIWSPFFQSAVRMSGRTLQLDGKVKRIDPVGEELVRAMIDDNETHTVIIEQDGKQAAADCTCPHFQSGAYCKHVWATLVDVQNSSSGPGASKQDLMRLRARALKAKKRAASAAPRRPKEPEWVTRLSLLRVPSYERKAPTPPVLPSQRQICYVVIPNLSHRYQSLVIELRQRSSQSSGWSKMKPLKVNDDLIGTLSDPIDRELTSLVIGGAQVSEDDDSDYPRGGRPHATFRLPSGAQHMIVQKMIQTSRCFIDLGDDISGPDEFPIHWDDNGTWRLWMVGTEVEDELVINAQLRRKDQTLPIAYPKLIIGGSHGLIYYDNFIAPFDDRDAYRWVSQFREHDRSEDETKTHAIHIPNDDINRFLERLYMLPQLPEIDLPAGFGREERHVEPKPHLDLFSPGTAEASAVLNSNARNQLAARVWFEYDGRRIYPSQAGRFVPMTPGTLINPPEDAAEATPPDEDPNAIAITAAPDTRAEAFVTPESPEDPAAIEGDEEVIELPPQGVLIRRDRKAERDAIAQLATCGLRQANAANPDMLLLPYKQMAFVVTHLMSNDWIISADRLNVRTAGPPNLSIASNVDWFELRGTVKYHRADGEEQEVSLPEILAAARNGESMITLGDGSQGLLPEQWLDEHGLLTAMGELEDDHLRFKASQAALLDSLLDERELVSVDEQFKVARDQLKAFEGIKPLDPAPGKFHGTLRPYQREGLGWFKFLRTFGMNGILADDMGLGKTVQVLSMLEARYLGIEDHIDQTLNGEKPKHRPTLVVVPRSVVFNWIDEAEKFTPDLRVMAYAGADRIALRNAFDDHDVIVTSFGLMRRDVEELQHYHFDYIVLDEAQAIKNPASQSAKSARLLRSNHRLALTGTPIENHLGDLWSIFEYLNPGMLGSNARFADIIRQGSRVTQKEEDSEENEAKTTMLQQIASSLRPFILRRTKAQVLTDLPPKTEQTILCHMEPEQRKVYDDMRSYYRQNLMKQLDSSAPSPTGSAMGKSTFMVLEALLRLRQAACHPGLIDEARADEASAKLDVLLERVADIIEEGSKALVFSQFTSMLSLVRRKLDERGIPYCYLDGQTRNRREVVEKFQTDEKIPLFLISLKTGGLGLNLTAAEYVFILDPWWNPAVEAQAIDRTYRIGQTKPVFAYRMICEDTVEQRIAEMQDKKRKLADAIVGGEENILRSLTRDDLEKLLS from the coding sequence ATGTCCTTGATGACGATCTGGTCTCCGTTTTTCCAGAGTGCTGTCCGAATGAGTGGACGCACCCTGCAACTTGATGGCAAAGTCAAACGCATCGACCCTGTCGGTGAAGAGCTTGTCCGCGCTATGATCGACGACAACGAAACTCATACCGTCATCATCGAACAAGACGGAAAACAAGCAGCCGCTGACTGCACATGCCCCCACTTTCAGTCCGGCGCATACTGCAAACACGTCTGGGCAACACTCGTTGACGTTCAAAACTCTTCCTCAGGCCCCGGCGCTTCAAAGCAAGACCTGATGAGGCTTCGCGCACGCGCACTCAAAGCTAAAAAGCGCGCCGCCTCCGCAGCGCCCCGCAGGCCAAAAGAACCCGAATGGGTCACACGCCTCTCGCTCCTCCGCGTTCCCTCCTACGAACGCAAAGCCCCCACGCCCCCAGTCCTCCCTTCGCAACGTCAAATCTGCTACGTCGTCATCCCCAATCTTTCGCACCGCTATCAATCCCTCGTCATCGAACTCCGTCAGCGCTCCAGCCAATCCTCTGGTTGGTCAAAGATGAAACCACTCAAAGTCAACGACGACCTCATCGGCACACTTTCCGATCCCATCGACCGCGAACTCACATCACTCGTCATCGGCGGCGCTCAAGTCTCCGAAGACGATGACTCCGACTACCCACGCGGCGGCCGCCCGCACGCAACCTTCCGGCTCCCTTCGGGCGCTCAACACATGATCGTCCAGAAGATGATCCAGACTAGCCGCTGTTTCATCGATCTCGGGGATGACATCTCCGGCCCTGATGAATTCCCCATCCATTGGGACGACAACGGCACATGGCGACTCTGGATGGTTGGCACCGAAGTCGAAGATGAACTCGTCATCAACGCACAACTTCGCCGCAAAGATCAAACCCTCCCCATCGCTTACCCCAAACTCATCATCGGCGGCTCACACGGCCTCATCTACTACGACAACTTCATCGCACCCTTCGATGACCGCGATGCCTACCGCTGGGTCTCACAGTTCCGTGAGCACGATCGCAGCGAAGACGAAACAAAAACACACGCCATCCACATCCCCAACGACGACATCAACCGCTTCCTTGAGCGCCTCTACATGCTCCCGCAGCTCCCCGAGATCGACCTCCCCGCTGGCTTCGGCCGCGAAGAGCGTCACGTCGAACCCAAACCACACCTCGACTTATTCTCGCCCGGCACAGCAGAAGCTTCCGCCGTACTCAACTCAAATGCACGCAACCAACTCGCCGCTCGCGTCTGGTTCGAATACGACGGCCGCCGCATCTACCCATCGCAAGCCGGACGCTTCGTCCCCATGACACCAGGCACACTCATCAACCCACCAGAAGATGCTGCCGAAGCAACCCCCCCAGACGAAGACCCCAACGCAATCGCTATCACTGCCGCGCCAGACACGCGCGCCGAAGCATTCGTCACACCTGAATCACCCGAAGACCCAGCCGCCATTGAAGGCGATGAAGAAGTCATCGAACTCCCGCCGCAAGGCGTCCTCATCCGCCGCGATCGCAAAGCCGAACGCGACGCCATCGCCCAGCTCGCAACCTGCGGCCTCCGCCAAGCCAACGCCGCAAACCCCGACATGCTTCTCCTCCCATACAAGCAGATGGCATTCGTCGTCACACACCTCATGTCCAACGATTGGATCATCTCAGCCGACCGACTCAACGTCCGCACCGCAGGCCCGCCAAACCTCTCCATCGCATCCAACGTCGATTGGTTCGAACTCCGCGGCACAGTCAAATACCACCGCGCCGATGGCGAAGAACAAGAAGTCTCATTACCAGAAATCCTTGCCGCTGCTCGCAACGGCGAATCCATGATCACACTCGGTGACGGCTCACAAGGCCTCCTTCCCGAGCAATGGCTCGATGAACACGGCCTACTCACCGCAATGGGTGAACTCGAAGACGATCACCTCCGCTTCAAAGCCTCCCAGGCCGCGCTCCTTGATTCGCTTCTCGATGAACGTGAACTCGTTTCTGTCGACGAGCAATTCAAAGTCGCTCGCGATCAACTCAAAGCCTTCGAAGGCATCAAGCCTCTCGACCCCGCGCCCGGTAAGTTCCACGGAACACTCCGCCCTTATCAGCGTGAAGGTCTCGGCTGGTTCAAGTTCCTCCGCACCTTCGGCATGAACGGCATCCTCGCCGACGACATGGGGCTCGGTAAAACCGTCCAAGTCCTCTCCATGCTCGAAGCCCGTTATCTCGGAATCGAAGATCACATCGACCAAACACTCAACGGTGAAAAACCAAAACACCGTCCAACACTCGTTGTCGTTCCCCGTTCCGTTGTTTTCAACTGGATCGACGAAGCCGAAAAGTTCACACCCGACCTCCGTGTCATGGCCTACGCCGGCGCTGATCGCATCGCACTCCGTAACGCCTTTGACGATCACGATGTTATCGTCACATCCTTCGGCCTCATGCGCCGCGATGTCGAAGAACTACAACACTACCACTTCGACTACATCGTCCTCGACGAAGCGCAAGCCATCAAAAACCCAGCCTCGCAATCAGCTAAATCCGCACGGCTTCTCCGGTCTAATCACCGATTAGCCCTGACCGGTACGCCGATCGAAAACCATCTCGGCGACCTATGGTCAATCTTCGAGTACCTCAACCCCGGCATGCTCGGGTCAAACGCACGCTTTGCCGACATCATCCGTCAAGGCTCACGCGTGACTCAAAAAGAAGAAGATTCCGAAGAAAACGAAGCAAAAACAACCATGCTTCAACAGATCGCCTCATCACTCCGCCCCTTCATCCTCCGACGTACCAAGGCGCAAGTCCTCACCGATCTACCACCGAAGACCGAACAAACCATCCTCTGCCACATGGAACCTGAGCAGCGCAAAGTCTACGACGACATGCGCAGCTACTACCGGCAAAACCTCATGAAGCAGCTCGACTCTTCCGCGCCAAGCCCTACAGGCTCCGCGATGGGCAAGTCAACCTTCATGGTGCTCGAAGCGCTGCTTAGACTCCGTCAGGCAGCCTGTCACCCCGGCCTCATCGACGAAGCCCGCGCAGACGAAGCCTCTGCAAAACTTGATGTCCTTCTCGAACGTGTCGCTGACATCATCGAGGAAGGCTCCAAAGCACTCGTCTTCTCGCAGTTCACTTCCATGCTCTCTCTCGTCCGGCGCAAGCTCGACGAACGCGGCATCCCCTACTGCTATCTCGACGGCCAAACCCGCAACCGACGTGAAGTTGTTGAGAAATTCCAGACCGACGAGAAGATCCCACTTTTCCTCATCTCCCTCAAGACCGGTGGTCTTGGCCTCAACCTCACCGCCGCCGAATACGTCTTCATTCTCGACCCTTGGTGGAACCCTGCCGTCGAAGCCCAGGCCATTGACCGTACTTACCGTATCGGTCAGACCAAGCCTGTCTTCGCTTACCGCATGATCTGTGAAGACACCGTCGAGCAGCGCATCGCAGAAATGCAGGACAAAAAGCGTAAGCTCGCAGACGCAATCGTCGGCGGCGAAGAAAACATCCTTCGCTCACTCACCCGCGACGACCTCGAAAAACTCCTCTCCTAA
- a CDS encoding DUF4190 domain-containing protein: MVETEGAAVVADAAEAQGEAGVAISKGSKLALWAMLLGVGGMFLSFVVVGIPIAFLAVVLGLMARGAIQKSGGKLIGKGMMTVGILAGLIGCVIVPVVLVFTVVPAFEAMRVKAQDMVVMDQGRELGLAVHVYHEDKGAWPGTIGDLAESGVNEATFYMPQSGRSIRADFAQMTFEDKRELIRVQSDFVFVPIVEGGNASERVVMFSNPLVRDSQFMVVVFLDGHAEMFEGDWVKEMLGEIEKQNDGKAWMTLLHQQRSNQ, encoded by the coding sequence ATGGTAGAGACTGAAGGTGCAGCTGTTGTGGCTGATGCTGCGGAAGCTCAGGGCGAAGCTGGTGTTGCGATCTCAAAGGGATCGAAGTTGGCGCTGTGGGCAATGTTGCTTGGGGTTGGAGGAATGTTCTTGTCGTTCGTGGTGGTGGGGATACCGATTGCTTTTTTGGCAGTGGTGTTGGGATTGATGGCGCGAGGCGCGATTCAAAAATCTGGGGGGAAACTTATTGGGAAAGGGATGATGACGGTTGGTATCTTAGCTGGGCTGATTGGTTGTGTGATTGTCCCAGTCGTGCTGGTGTTTACGGTGGTGCCTGCGTTTGAGGCGATGCGAGTGAAGGCGCAGGATATGGTTGTGATGGATCAAGGAAGGGAGTTGGGGCTGGCGGTGCATGTGTATCACGAAGACAAGGGTGCGTGGCCGGGAACGATTGGGGATTTGGCGGAGAGTGGCGTGAATGAGGCGACGTTTTACATGCCACAATCGGGTCGGAGCATTCGGGCAGATTTTGCGCAGATGACTTTTGAAGACAAACGGGAGTTGATTCGTGTGCAGTCTGATTTTGTGTTCGTGCCGATTGTTGAAGGCGGGAATGCAAGCGAACGTGTGGTGATGTTTAGCAATCCGCTTGTGAGGGATTCGCAATTTATGGTGGTTGTATTTTTAGATGGGCATGCTGAAATGTTTGAAGGGGACTGGGTGAAGGAAATGCTTGGTGAAATTGAAAAACAGAATGATGGGAAAGCGTGGATGACGTTATTACATCAGCAACGGTCTAACCAATAA
- a CDS encoding RNA recognition motif domain-containing protein: MVNIYVGNLPYSATADDLGKLFQTFGNVDKTIIIVDPQTGKSRGFGFVEMTTREEGLYAIEQLAGKIYNGRHLTINEARKTKKKSEEPTQAS; this comes from the coding sequence ATGGTCAATATCTACGTCGGAAATCTCCCATACTCTGCCACCGCTGATGACCTCGGCAAGCTCTTTCAGACCTTCGGCAACGTCGACAAAACGATCATTATCGTCGACCCACAAACCGGCAAATCACGTGGCTTTGGCTTCGTCGAAATGACCACCCGTGAAGAAGGCCTATACGCCATCGAACAACTCGCCGGCAAAATCTACAACGGACGGCACTTAACCATCAACGAAGCACGTAAAACCAAAAAGAAAAGCGAAGAACCCACGCAAGCTTCCTAA
- a CDS encoding AraC family transcriptional regulator, producing MSLSAISAQHTPDIASLPAYGNPDDIFQIYPVLEMGSVAPHIHNNFYEVQYFARGNAILRHQGGDIPLRTPCLHICPPAPVWHEIVCDRSTVWTASIAIYPRLLKRDDIDVPDHHEAVMTDVFQTLLQLAQLDPPMTELKHPAARRIERLITVMSEEFRLRLPGYLVRLRSCLEELIIIAYREQHGIHVHPSIINTSTENESQSSHKLGDEIQLERDRRVANAIKWMRSNLHDVVSNKDISHSLKLTEKHFVRLFSNEVGISPQRYHLRLRLEASAEYLINTEMSVSSIAQTFGFKHPSHFHRRFREFYGSTPSLYRYFNRQQTS from the coding sequence ATGTCCCTCTCCGCCATTTCCGCTCAGCACACCCCCGATATCGCTTCGCTTCCTGCCTATGGCAACCCCGATGATATTTTCCAAATCTATCCCGTCCTCGAAATGGGCTCCGTCGCGCCACACATCCATAACAACTTCTACGAAGTCCAATACTTCGCCCGTGGCAACGCCATTCTCCGTCACCAAGGCGGCGACATCCCCCTCCGCACGCCTTGCCTCCACATCTGCCCTCCTGCCCCCGTTTGGCATGAAATCGTCTGTGACCGCTCTACCGTCTGGACCGCCTCTATCGCCATCTATCCCCGCTTGCTGAAGCGTGATGACATCGATGTCCCCGACCACCATGAAGCGGTCATGACCGACGTTTTCCAGACCCTCCTGCAGCTCGCTCAGCTTGATCCACCCATGACCGAGCTAAAACACCCCGCCGCCCGTCGTATCGAGCGCCTCATCACTGTTATGTCCGAGGAATTCCGCCTTCGTCTCCCCGGCTACCTCGTTCGGCTCCGCTCTTGCCTCGAAGAACTCATCATCATCGCCTACCGCGAGCAGCACGGCATACACGTCCACCCATCCATCATCAACACCTCCACCGAGAACGAATCCCAATCCTCGCACAAGCTCGGCGACGAAATCCAACTCGAACGCGACCGCCGTGTCGCCAATGCCATCAAATGGATGCGATCCAACCTCCATGATGTCGTTTCCAACAAAGACATCTCCCACTCACTCAAACTCACTGAAAAGCATTTCGTGCGCCTCTTCTCCAACGAAGTAGGTATTTCACCCCAACGCTATCATCTCCGGCTTCGTCTCGAAGCTTCCGCCGAATACCTCATCAACACCGAGATGTCTGTCTCCAGTATCGCACAAACCTTTGGCTTCAAGCACCCTTCCCATTTCCACCGACGCTTCCGTGAGTTCTATGGCTCCACCCCCTCTCTATACCGCTATTTTAACCGCCAGCAAACCTCGTAA